In Oryza sativa Japonica Group chromosome 8, ASM3414082v1, the sequence CTGCATCTTATCAGTGTAGTTGATCATGCCTGCCTGCAGGTGCTTTAATTATTTGAGTTCACGTAGCAACTGCTGTTGTCTAATTCTCTTTGTTTGTCATCCATGTTTTACTGACATTATTGAAATTGAGGTCAAATAAATCTGGTTATATTGCCCACTTGGCATTCCAAAGGCCTCTCTCCGCTTAATGTAAAAGTGACACAAGAATTCTAACCCTTTGCTTTTACTCTATAAACCAAATTATGTAATGTCAAGCAACACATTAAACACCACTGCATATGTTTGTCTCACTACGGCTTAGCTACCTGCACCTAGCACGCTGCATTGGATATTCTATTGTGTTGAGGCATTTGTCTACATGGTGGTTTTGATACATGTTTTTTCCATGTCTTGGTGTGGGTCCCTTCACAGTTACTTTTGTTATTTCATCTATTGTTTGAATGTTCTTGGCACTCTCTTAGTACAATCTAAACGCACTGTTTTAAAATCATATTATGCGCTTGGTTTTGCCTTTCTTTAGAGAAGTGTTACTGTTACCGAATATCTATGCCTTGCATGCCTCTTGTTATACTCCACGATGTTGATTCTTTTTCTATCCTTTCGCCCATTTTTCAATTATCTTTACCCACCTAGAGTTTTTCTTGAAGGTACTTATCTATGCAATTTCTTATGATATTTAGTCCTTTTTATACTAGTTAACTATATTTGATCAAATTTCAAACTTTTCAGCTATCCGTTCGTATGCCAAATAGGACAATTACAGAAGGACGGTTGTTATTCTTCAATGTACACTATGGTATCGCTCTTTTGGAGGTCAAGGGAGACTTCCAGTTGCAGGTCCCTTCTTTTGGCTTGGGCATAAACTATGGCCAGGATGTATTTGCATTGGCTAGGGATGAAAACATGTCCTTAATGGTTAGGCATGGAACAATTTCATGGCTGGATTATCCTGGGTTATTGACCAATCCCTATATGTTTCTGAGTTGTGATATTCCCGAGGTATTGATGCAATATTATGTTCGCATTTTAATGCATTCTTATATTCTTATGTAATTAATTTCATACTATCTGTTTAATGTAGGGTGGTTCAGGAGGGCCGGTGGTTGACCATGATGGTAATATCATTGGAATTGCATTTGATAGAAACCCGGGTCCGGTTGTTATCTCTATCACTACAATCAGAACTTGCATTGAGATGTGGCATCAGTTTAGgtctgtttccttttttttccccctaACTATTGTGATCTATATTCTACTTGGATtggcaaaaaattaaaaaagaaagaaagaaactttataGTACTTGTTCTGGATTAGCCAAAAAAACATTTTATAGTTTAACTTTTGGAGCTGACGCTCTAAATCCGACTCATTTTTAGCCGTGTTGCTCGTCCCATGCTTGGCATGCAATTGAAGGCTGTGGAACTACTGGATGTCTCTATGCGGGAGGAACTTTGTCTTGAGTACAATATCACCGGCGGTTTCATTGTGAATCTGGTATAATACTGTTCCATCCAGATATTTTTCTCACAGGATTTGACCCATAGTATTTGACCCTTTTTGGTCTCAAATTAAGGTAAAAGTTGATTCTACTGCTGAGAGAATCGGTATTAGACGAGGGGACGTGATTGTTTTTAAGGATAACCGTTGTTCTACTTTACCTCAGGTGATAAGAACTGTTGCTCtttgttaattaatttactATAAACATAATATGGTTTATATCTAATTACATCTTGTGAACAGTTAGAAGATTACCTCCTTTCTCTTGGTTGGGGATACCTGCAGGGCTTAAGCTTTACAGTAGATCTCAAGGTACGTTAAAAGCtacatgtgaaaaaaaaaattactttttGTTCAGTACTGgaaggtaaaagaaaaaaaaaactgaacacCCATTTTGTTTTTCTCTATGCAGGTTGAAGTTCATAATCTCGCCGACTCATATAAGGAAAGCATTACTTTCCCTGTACCGTTCTCTGATGCTTCTAAGCGGGTAACTACTTGAATTGTAGTAAAGCCTCACTTTGCTATTTGTTTTCCCCAAAATTCATCCTCActtttcattttaaaaaaaatcctcacaATGCAAATTATGTTTGGCAAGTTCTGTACTATGGCTTCCTATAGTTTGGAACATGTGTTAGCTTTATTATCAGCCCATGCATCTAGAATTATAATTCAGAATTTAATACTGTCATAGCTAACCCGAGGGTGATTAACCATTCAATTTGAATACATTTATTTTTGGCATAATTAACTAGATGACTCAATCAGCATTTGATTTGGATATTGCGAGGACATTTATTTTTTGGGATGGTAAAATTATGTgcttaattgacaaatgtttcTAAATGTAGGTTGACTGAtggtgtatatgacaggtgctATAAGATTGAAGTCTTAGAGATGCTGTAAGATTGAAGTCGCCTAGAGTTATATGACTGACCAAAGGATATGTAATATACTTCTTTTAGGATAATTTATCAAGTCATGTTATCAGCGATGTAACCTCATTGCCTAAATGGTTGTGCTAATATTTTATATGAATATTCTGCAATGGTGAGATTTAGTAATTTACAAGATGAGCAATAAACACAAATGCAATGTAAGCTTGATAGAATTTTTTGaggtaaaacaaaaaaaacaaacctaagTTACAGGATATGACACCAAACAAAATTGATAGTCCCATAGTATTCCACATAACCCTATTGATGGAGTTCAAAATCTTGCAGTTCAGCACATACTCCGGCTTAGGTTGTTGCTTCATCAATAAGCACAATATTACTTTGGCTGTGAAGCTTAATTATGGCTTTGCCCAGTATGGTTGATTGCACAAAGGTTGATGGGCCTAGATGACGAGGACAAAATGTGGAGTCTTATAGAAGAAGTGTGGGTGGAGATGCTCTTCTTCTCCGCTGGTAGATGTCGAGGATACTTGCATGCCAAGAGCCTTGGATCAGGCGTTGATATTGTGGCTCCTGTTGGCACATGCAGGAATGGAGGCATTCCCTGAGAGGCTTCAGAGGAGACAATAGTGCCGCTTGCTGAAAAGGAAGCCTCGGGAGAACAGACAAGATGGTGGCACTAGTCCTTCAAATTCCCGAGATTTCAAGCCTctcagagcaagtataatagtgagctataagcttgctataagcttatgtggaggagagaggtaacaaaaaatcaaaggtgttggctctcatgcaagagctaactTAACACAAACTCCAAGACAAAAACAataaatgtataagtgagagatagagataggagaagaaaattatagctaaaccttatagctaatctattatatgtgtTAGCTTTAAGATAGGCTAATACTCCAGTAGATAGTGAGctctattattatccttgctctcaATATCGATGAAGAAGATGCAGCTACTCCATCTGGAACTTCCCAAGGCACAGAGTCTTGTAATAGCTAACTATTGTGCACACTAACTCTTGTTAAACTAAATTTAGTTGATGTATCAGCTCATCCCCCTAGGTGAAGGCAGTAATTCCCATGAGCTCAAGGAGATTGTTGTCTCACCATAGCAACATGCAGCTTCATCATTGTTTGCGTAATTGCGTTTAGTGTGTAATTGTCTTAATATGCCAGTGTAATGTTAATGTCCGTTCCATTTGTTGTATACCATGTCagtgaatcaaattcatataattGTGCCATTTCATCTTGTCCATGTATTAAATAAAAGGAAACTCGTCTCATCCTCAGAAATcaagtttagtttttttttccaattcaaTATTTGGGTTTCACATTCTAAACGATGTTCCAGTTCGCTAATGCATGAATTGTGTCAAGAAAACtgataaagagaaaaaaacaaccATGTGAAGCTCCAATGAAACAACAGGGCCATGGCCTTCATGGCCAGATGATTCCATTGTTTTGGGGGCTTCTCATACAGCACCCCTAATAAAACCTCCCAAACCTTGCCAGGAATTAATCAAGACGCACAAGTGCATCCAAATTCGCCAAACGCTGAATTAAATCGAACTTTTACAGATCAAGTACGCAGTTGCAATAGACAAGTCACAAGTATCGTCACCAAAAGGAGAAAGAACAGTTGAACAAATCTTCCAACAACATCCAGGCACTGGAATCTCTAACCCAGCCAGATAGACACCTCAGGCCTCAGCCACCAAAATCCAGACCACCTAACAAAACAGCTTAAATGATGTCTGTCAAATGGCTTGAAACATAAACCACTGATTCAATAAgcatgcatggagaattttaaCAAACATACCATGCTAAACCGGGGTGGGCTTGATTTTAATTGCAGGGAGAGGGCTAATATTCGCAATCAAGATCCTCACAATGATGTGCACTCTTTCATCACCCTGTGGGTAGAATATTGTGATCTTCCTGAGTTTTACACAATTGAACATTTCTTCTATTTCTCTGCAAGTAGGATCAATTGCTGCAGCAGCATCTGGGTAATCCTCATAGTCATCAGATCCATACTGATAACAAGAATGAAAGACACCATCAAACTCAAGCCATGAGCACAAATAGCAATATGGAAGGGGCTGAGGTATTATATCTTACCTTGTTAAGTTGCAGGTGAAGTTTTTCTATGTTAGGTGAGCGCCGAAGCAAGAAAAGTAGAGGATAGCAACCATCTCTCAAAAACCACTCACCTAGCTTCAAATATTTCAGGTTGCTGAATGTCTTACACCTTGGAAAACTACGGATTAACACATTTGGCACCACCTGCCAACAAGTCCGACCATGTTTTAGGAAAACCatataaaaaaacacatataaGAAACTGTTAAAAGGAGGTCACATACATCTTCATAGGCAGTTGGAGAAACCAATTCCAAGCTTGTGACATTGGAAAGAGCAGGGATAATATTGCAGTCAACAGCAGAATTTTGGAAAGAGAGTTCAAAAAAGTAAAATGTGGCCCTTTTCACTGATGACACGTCCACGAGCTGAATATTTCTGTTTGGAATCTCATCTAGATGCAGGGTAACTAGGTTTGGCATATCTATCATAAGATGCTCAAATTTTGGGGGGGAAATGCTCTGTGGTCTCTGTAGAGTTAATGAGCAAATTCTTCAATGTGGTGGAGGAAAACATGGTGACAATGATGGCACAGTTTTTCAACTCCAGATCCTCTAAGACCGGGCAACAAGAAGAGAGCTTCTTGACAAAACTGTCATCTATAATGAAATGGCAAAGGTGCAAGATAGACAAGTAGACCGAGGTGAACGGAAAGGGATAACCATCAATTGAAAGAAGATTGGTGCCACAATGCTCCATAATGCCAAGAGCCCAGGCATTGCTCCTAAGGGCATGACGAATCCATGGATGGATGTCAGAATAATCAAGGGAATCATCAGAGTGGTTGCAGGTGGCAAGAATAAAAAGTGCATCCAGTGGCACAGGTCTGCGGTACGGGAGCAAATTGTCAACAAACTTCTTGAAACTTTTCATGCTGCTGAACTTTGCTGCATCAGCTTTGAGCCACTTTGTAGATGACCAGACATTCTGCCACCTCCGCGATAGCACGCATGTCTGCACTGCCTCTTGCGCGGTTAAATAGAGCATGACAAAGCGTAGCAGCCCGTCTGGTAGTCTGCTAATCCTGTCAGGCGCATTCTCCTCATTGATAGAGGTGGTCATCCCTGTCGCTGGAAGAACTTGCTCTATCAGGGACATTGAATCGAGCAGCTTCCGTGCAAGGTGTTGTCTCTACAAAATTAAATGATCCCAAGCAAGGGTAGAAGAGTAAGCTATAAAAGACTACACCACACTAGTAAAATGTCATCATGAATTCAATATTATAAGCAGAAAATGGAACGAGATTCAAGCATGAGGTAAAGTACAATTTCAGTGGCAATTTAAGAAAATAATCAGTAGCACCCGCATAACCTTACCTTGGGTTTTATCCACTAGACGAGAATCTAGGtattttttcgcgaacgcgcaaaaggattgcacgtcaatatattagcaggaaaagagtttttgttacacaacgCAATCAGCCAGACTAGCTtatgaggggggggggggggatagaAAACCTGAAGCTACGGACTACTACGACAGTTAAAACACAACTCCAAACAGCGGAAGGGGACAGAGCCACGCTACACTCCCAAGAAATCGCCAAAAACAGCAATGCCGGCTAAAGACCACATCTGGCCCTCCGACTCCAGAACCACTGGGATCGAAGCGAGCGCGAGGAGAATCTAGGTAGAAATCAAATATTACTAATCTCAGTCGAAGGTTCGTTTTTCTTATTCTTCTCAGAATAATCCCCTGGTTCCAGACCAAGGAGCGTGCGAATAACACTTGTACAGTAGCAGCAAATCTGAGACACTAGGCTCAAGTGCAACAAAACCCACCATACTGTAAGAAACAACACGACATTGATCTCTAACACCCT encodes:
- the LOC4344657 gene encoding putative protease Do-like 14; this translates as MPNRTITEGRLLFFNVHYGIALLEVKGDFQLQVPSFGLGINYGQDVFALARDENMSLMVRHGTISWLDYPGLLTNPYMFLSCDIPEGGSGGPVVDHDGNIIGIAFDRNPGPVVISITTIRTCIEMWHQFSRVARPMLGMQLKAVELLDVSMREELCLEYNITGGFIVNLVKVDSTAERIGIRRGDVIVFKDNRCSTLPQLEDYLLSLGWGYLQGLSFTVDLKVEVHNLADSYKESITFPVPFSDASKRVD